ATGGATCAGTTCGTAGTAGTGGCTGCCGGCAGTGGCGGGCGAGTACAGCGCCAAGGCCAGCAGCGGGCCGCCGGTCTTGCTGCCACCCCAGAGCAAGTGATGGCCCTGGAAGTCGAAACCGTCTTCGCTACGGGCATTGAGCAGCTTGCGCCCCTTGATCTGCTCGACGCAGTCCAGCAACAGACCGTGGCGGCGGTGGTTGCCGAATACGCTGGATTCACGCAGGCGCGCCTTGAGCATCATCATGTGCTTCATGTCCAGGCGCGTTTCCAGGTAGTTGCTCGCCGGGACCCGCTCGAGCAGCGGATAGCGGCCAGCGACCCCGCGCAGTTCGGCGAACTGCGCGGTCAGGTCTTTTTTCAGGTGCGTGGCGTAGACGTTCAGGCCGCTGGCCTCGATCCAGGTCAGCAGCAGCGACAGCAGGCGCTGTTGCTCGCGGCGCTCCCCGGCCTCACCGCCGATTCCGTTACCCGTGGTGGCGCGGTGGAAGTCGCCGAGCAGACGCAGCGGCGTGTCTGGTGGCAGCCAGGCGGCGGGCGGCGGTACGTCCTCGCTGCGCTCCATGGCTTCGCGCTCGTCCTTGGTGAAAGGGCAGCCGGGAGCATGCTCCGGGGTGTCAGGGTTATTGCGCAGGAACAAGGTGCCAGTGTTGCCGTTGAGGCTGACATTGAGCACCGGCAGGGCATCCTTGCGGCAATCGCAGGCCAGCCATTGGTTGGCGCTGCGCACCTTCATCAGCCACTGGTTGGCTTGCAGCAGGCGCGGGCCAACCAGCGTGGCACTGGCAAACCCGGCCAGCAGTTCTTCTTCGGCCGGGGTGAGGGTGCGCACCTGCGCGCCGTTCTTTTCGATGATTCGCATTCAATAGCAGCTCCGAGCTACAAGCCTCAAGCTTCAAGCAAAGCCGCGGCGGTTTCAACTTCAAGCGTGCGGCTTGCGACTCGTCGCCCGTTCAGTTGCCGCCGAACAGCTTGGCTGCGCGGGCGTGGATCTCTTCGGGGCTCAGGTCTTCCTTGTGGGTGGACACGAACCAGAGGTTGCCGAAGGGGTCTTTCAAGGTACCGCTGCGATCACCGTAGAACTGGTCCTGCACCTCTCGCAGTGGCGTGGCGCCGGCAGCGACGGCCTGGGCATAGACCTTGTCGCAGTCCTCGACATACAGGTGCAAGCCGATGGCAGCCCCTGGCAGCGACTGGCTGGCGGTGAGGCCACCGTCCATGTCGCAGGGGTCGGCGAGCATCAGCGAGGAGTCGCCGATTTTCAGCTCGGCATGACCGACGCGACCGTCGGGGCCGTCGAGGCGAAACATCTCGACGGCGCCGAAGGCTTGCTTGTAGAAGGCGATGGCCTTGGCGGCATCCTTGATACCCAGGTAGGGCGTGATGCTGTGCTGGCCTTCGGGGATGGGTTTGGCTGGCATTGCGCATACCTCCTGTGGAGGGTGGTCATTCGTCGAAACTGTATATTTGTACAGTTTCGACGAATGCGCAAATGCCGTTTTCCGATTAGGCGGCCGCTGGCTAGAAGATGTAGTCGGTGGTCAGGAAGCTGGACTGGCGATTGCGGATGATCTCGCTGATCAGCGTCTTGTTGGACTCTTGGAACTTGGTGGCCACCAGGGTACGGATCGAGAATACCCGCAGCGCGTCATGCACCGACAAGGTCCCTTCGGCGCTGTTCTTGCGGCCGTTGAACGGATAGGTGTCCGGGCCGCGCTGGCACTGGGCGTTGAGGTTGATGCGCCCGACCTGGTTGGCGAAGGTGTCGACCAACGCACC
The Pseudomonas putida genome window above contains:
- a CDS encoding VOC family protein, which translates into the protein MPAKPIPEGQHSITPYLGIKDAAKAIAFYKQAFGAVEMFRLDGPDGRVGHAELKIGDSSLMLADPCDMDGGLTASQSLPGAAIGLHLYVEDCDKVYAQAVAAGATPLREVQDQFYGDRSGTLKDPFGNLWFVSTHKEDLSPEEIHARAAKLFGGN